In Takifugu flavidus isolate HTHZ2018 chromosome 1, ASM371156v2, whole genome shotgun sequence, the DNA window AGCACAAAATGTGATCACTGAGGAAAACGGCAACAGAAAGTGACAAGATTTTCACACAATTCCCATTGCTGTTCGGTACGGAATCATTATTCCGCCTCAGAGTGTGGATCTGGGATGGCGCTTCACTACTCCCAGATGTCTGTTTATGAAGGAGACTCACCTTGAAGCAACAGACGCGGAGGCAGCCACCTGTGTCCGGCGTGAAGGATCGGCCGTGTCGACCACGAACAGCTTCACCTTAGTGAGGGCCGACCCTGCCTGTGACGACACAACAAGCCGTCACGTTCACGGTAAAGCCTACATCCCTCAGGTGAAAttagaaacagaaaacacatgaaTGACGGCGTTTGCGACACAGGTCAGAATGCACCTTTGGATACGGGACGGCCACTGTTTCAGGATACTGTTCCGATCCATACCAGGAGAACTCCACCTTCTGAACTTCAGTGTCATTAAACTCAGCATAAGCAAAGTATCTCCCGCTTGGCGACCACCATATTGCTCCGTTTGATGCAAAAACCTCCTCTGAAAGTGAAAGCAAAGGTCTTATTTCTTGACCAGGTTAATATCCTTTTGACAGCTCACAGCTGTAGGTATGGGCAGTGGTCCAACGGATCCAGATCAGGCTGCCCTGTTGTGTCATACTTACCCTCATACACCCAGTCGGGGATGCCGTTAAGGATCTCGTTCCTTTTACCGTTGGTGGTCACCTGCACAGCGTCAGCGGTTACGTCTGATTTGAGAAATATGTTGTAGTCGGAAACATaaacctgaaaaacacaaacacagctgagtTTCTGAGGAGTTCACTGACAAATCCAACACAAAAGAGGACGTGCGCGGTCCAGAAGTCCTGGAGTAAGTGAAATATTAGGAGATATAAACTTacatatttgttttcttttggcgCCCAGGCAAAGTACTGAATAACGGTGGGGAAGTTAACAGGCGTAACAAACGTTCTGGGAAAGACAGGAGAAAACTGTATAGGTGCAAAAAGACCTTTTTGCTTTTCTGTTATGGAGGGAAAAACTGTTGAATCACCAAAGGTCGTTTAAACACTTACGAGGATTCCCTGTCGTAGATGGAGTAGGAGGAAGTGAACGAATGCCTCCATTTCTGTTGCAAACACAAAAACCGGCGTCATCCTTCATGTGTCAGGACTATTTCTTTATGTTTGAATTTAAGTGTTGGAAAAGTTTTAAATCAAGGACATTTTCTCACCTTTGTGTAGTTACTTTCAAAGGCAACATATCTGTAATCGCCTGACAGCAGATAATCTGTGGCCTCCACCTGAGCCTGCGATGAAATGATGGAAAAGTCTGAAATAGTCTTTCCATTAGGAGTAATGTGTAGCCGTTAAAAGCATCTCACAAATGTTGAATTGCTCAGGTACAGGGACTCCTCGCTTGTTTCAGCATTGTGCAGAAAGACGTTCCCATCCTGACCTTTGTGCAGATACTCTCTGTCTGTAAACATGAATATAAAAATAAgaagtgagacaggaagtgtgaccCGTCCTGCACACTGGCGCCGCTGGCATACCTGAAATCCAGTACAAATTGTAGGATTTCCACCTGATGCTGTCGTTGAAGTAATCTTCAAAGGTGAACGGCCTTTGAGCACCATTAGATCCTGAAACCAGCACACTTTTGAGTCAGTTTAAGGAAACGCAAAACTCAATACATGAATCCAGCTGTGCGTCACGGGGTGGCGCTGTTACGGTTAAAACGTCCAGCAGCGTGCCCGGTTAATCCACGTCGAAGGAATTTAGGAATCATGTGGCCATTGTCTGATCGCTGGCAGGTTTATTGCTTCATCAAGGAAATAATTAGGTTTGATTAGGCTGTTTCCAACCCTGCCTGAATTCACGCTTCATCCAGGTCCAGATTGGATCTGTTTAAAACTCTGGTTGTTTCTTTATACACTCCTCTCCAACTGGGAGCACACGCACAGACAGTCaaacgcatacacacactcggGCCCGTGAGTTTCCACTTACTGCTGACATAAACCGCCATGATGGTTATCAACGTGATGACGACAGCCGCCCCCACCGCCCCCAACACCACCTTGTTGCAGCCCTGCAAAAGGTGACACAAAAGTTGTAAAACGTCTTAGAAATGACCGGATACGCTCCAAACCCCCCTAACCAGCTTTGCGCACAGTGAAGCCCCATTCGGTCCGTCCGCAGACGCCGATCCATGCACAGTCAAAGCACACGAAGGGTTTATCTGGGTGTATCTAACTTTTCAAGTCACTGGAGGATGATTAATCTCATTACTGACCATGGTGCTGAAGAAGAAGCCTCCGCGACGCTCTGACACGGTCCTCCGGGCTCGACGAGGCGAAGTTTAAAGTTGTTTTCGGTCGCGCAGCCTGGTTATCATAATCTCGAGAAAGAAAAACGCAAACAAGTATGATCCGTCCTGCTTTGCTTGCTTCTCACACTTCCCGTTGCATTCCTGCAGAGTCCAAAACCACACTGACTCCCTGAAGTCAGCAGGCTGGACAACTTTCCAAGAGCGCGCAACTTGCTGGTATTGGGgaagagtttttttcccccttcccttCACCGAGGACCAGTTTCATAattctctctgacacacacccaAACGCTCCGATTTCATCACTAGTTGATTCACAATTCACACTTCACACGTGTTCATTTACTATTAACTCATATGTATAATGGACCGGATAAACGCAGGGAGACGTGCATCCGCAGCCTCTTGCCTTGAACAGCTGGATGCATGAACAATAGAGAGTCATTATCAGTTTAATGTAATGGAAAATCACCAACACTTGTCAGCAAGAGTGTTGACAGGTGGGCTCTGAGGGGCCATCACAGACTCAGCCTCGTTTCATGACACCACAGGGGTTTAAAGAATTCATCTCTCCCCCACAGGAATACTTAAACACCGTCTTTCATCCTGCAGTATTAATAATGAATAAACAATTGCCAAAACATGActgcaaaatgttttattgtgcATTCAGATGAGTTCAATCGAATTTACTGCTCTCTCGATTGGCCACTGATGATGCGATGCTTTGTTTATTGTAGCAGGCGCCCGCTCCCCGAAGCCAGTGGTCAGTGCTGAGGAGCTACGCGTCCTCCTCATCGGAGCTACGCGTCCTCCTCATCGGAGCTCTCCACCAGTTGGTCGGCGTGCGCGACATAGTCAAAAGCAGAAAACCTGGCGGGAACGTCCGTCCACTTTGAGCATTTGGGCATATTCTTTCCACTTATCGCCACAACAAAGTTTTTCACGTGGAGGGAGGGGCACTGAATCCCACGGAAGTACATCATGGAACcccacctctgcagcagaatTCAAGAGAGGGTGAACAGAACCGATGCACAAAGGGAATCTCCCTGTGTATCCACACTGGGCTGAATTAGTCACACTCATTCATAACATACTTATGGTGTGTGTTGAACTGCATTAAATATCCTAAAAAGCTTACCTGTCCACATTTCCCACAGACTATGTAGCCATTAGTCTCATAATCCAACAGACTGTCTTTACGTTTGGTGCTTTCCTTCCGGATGAAAAGTTCCCTGAAAGAATCAAGATTTTCGTTTGAACAAATCAGCCCGAAGGGGCAGAAATGCAGGCGAGTGCATTGGGCTGTGGCTTGTGAATGGAGCCGTTCCCACCTGAACTGTGGTGTCACGTTGACCCTGTGAATGTCCTCAATGACCTCAATGTCTTCGCCGGTGCAAACCTCTTGGCTGCAGCCCCTGCAGCTGAATTTCACCTCCGACGGGTCCTCGTTTTTAATGTCCgccttctgcttcattttcattctCAACCTGTACTCCATGATAGCCTGAATCTGAAATTCCTGGATCTGGAAAAACCACAACAAGTTACTGTTGTCACTGGCCTTCATGACTGAAGGTTTTTAGATTAACACACCTTTTTATCATAGGCATCCTGTTTTAAGGCTCCGATTTTATCAATGGCCTTGTTCATCATGTCTTTGCGGTACTCGTTGACACACTCCTTCTCAGCCACCCCAGAGTCCTTCACATCCACCACAGTGTGGGTGCTGTCCTCAGCTCGTCCTCTGCCTTCAGTCTACCAATACCAATCACCAATTCACATGAAACAAAATTTGGACGACGACTAAATAACCCTCCTATATgctgccactagggggcgattgACCTATTTATGGAGCTTATGTTTAAAGAATAACCACTCTTACCTGAATCATAGAAATCTCATTGCCCACATGGCCGTACCGGATAACAAAATTACACTTGGGGATATCCAGACCCTCCTCTGCCACAGAGGTAGCGATCAACAAATTGACTTCACCACTGCGAAATTTGGTCAACACGTCCTTCTGCTCCGCCTGATCAACAAAGTTGCTTCAGGTTAAACAAGAACTGGGTTTGAATCACCGCAGCCTAGCAGGAACAAACACAGGGCAGGTTCCCATCTGCCATGGGACTCACAGCTGTCATTGGTTTCACAACACTCTGGTCTCCGCCGCCAATCACATACGCCGCTTTCACATCCAGGTCAGCAAATTTAGGGTTCTCTTGAATCCACTGAGTCAGAGCAATGGCACCGCGGCGCGTTTTGGTGAAAACGATCCCCCTGGCATCTTGCCTGGTGCTAAACTCTTGTAGGATTTTGGTTCTTAGTATAGacaggcttttattttcataGTCCGGATTGTTCGCCAACTTGTGCAGCTCCTCTTTGTATTCTGCAAGACAGAGTTCATTTACTGAAGCCAGACAAGTGCAAGGAAATTCCCGCTGAGGCAGAGTTAGACCAAGACAAACCGCATtccttgttttttaaatgaaacacgGTGAGCTCATTAGCATCACGCCTCTCAGCTAATGTATATTTACACTTTCACAACTGTCACCTGTTGTCATGGCAGAaagtatatttatttaaaagctaTTACATCTTAACTTTCACATTGACAGTATTGAATAAAGAGACCTTTTGGTATTTTTACTGTATTAATAAaatctttgcttttttccagagtcaaaacaaacaaacaaacaagcaaacaaaacccCTTACCTTTAAAGAGATTGAAGAGGAACCTCTCAGTGTCTGTGATTTGAATGACCTGCTCCTCATCTGGTGTTGTTttattcttcatttcctcctcgtGGTATTTGTTCAGGAAATTTAAGGCGTCCCACATGCGGATGGTGTTGCTGAGGCCCAGGCCCTCGTTGTACTGTCGAAGGTGTTCGGCGCAGGCACGCACTTTGTGGTCCCCCTCTAACACAGCTGCAGATCGAGTCGATTCAGACTTGTTTGACTGTCCTTATGAAAACAGGTAGATGTCCCGGCGAGGTGAAAATGCCGCACTGACCTTTGCGCTCCATCTGAACGACCCACTGCTCATAGATCTGAGAGCCGAGGTCACCGTTGGGCTTCAGCTGGGCGTGGTAATGGATGGCATTCATGATTTTCTTTATGACATCACCAAAGGGGTCCTGAGGAGCACCAGAATACATGtaacatgctgctgctgactaCGACACCATTAAAGAATCAGCCCTTTTTCCTGACACAGGCGTACCTCCTTTCTGTCCTCCACTGGTTTGACTGTTTTCTTTGAGTCCCTCTTCAACTGATCGGGGGGCAATGTCATGATCTTGGAAGCATCCAAGTTTGCACAGATCTAAGACAGATTAACAGCGTTACAGGTAAACGAACCGCTCCATTTCTCCGTGTCTGATTCAGCACCAAAGCCACAGGCCTGTCTTGAATTTTTCCCTTTTATAGCAGTAGTAAACTATCTGGCAGCTCCTGAGTGGAGGCTCAGATTAGAACATTGGAAACAGCTTGGATGGATGAAAAAGATCCTGCTTGACTGCGTCAGAATAACTGGGGTGGGAGACAGAGTTGAGCTAAAGTCCAGGTGGAAAAGAAGCC includes these proteins:
- the ifih1 gene encoding interferon-induced helicase C domain-containing protein 1, which encodes MAADSDEMHERLIEYFQPRLRNLIAVQQVLDLLDFVTPDQKERIRQKNTNEGNRAAADALVAAVIQKPHQAGWFRAFVDALEGSGCGYAADYIQNKIPEPEVETENDNCVRLIQILSPSLVDMKVAEVRVHCLSQELITQDDSEIIAAATRNHGAKTGARELLGRIVRGRPGWFSKFLSILLETQHTKLYFELTGGSPDCDKQGNEAATEVSQEAGDCCSVPESNEPADKEDGAQCAGAARDGEADDITLRDYQMKVVRPALEGKNIIICLPTGWGKTRAAVYVAKKHLDSRKAAGQTGKVAVLVNKIPLVEQHYSAEFLPFLKPMYKVERVSGASLLKISFVDTLRKNDVIICTAQILENYLDRSRTGEDEGVNLSDLSLIIVDECHHTQKEGVYNEIMVRYLKQKIKNAKLKKEQKPTVPLPQILGLTASPGVGGATKLDKAVEHILRICANLDASKIMTLPPDQLKRDSKKTVKPVEDRKEDPFGDVIKKIMNAIHYHAQLKPNGDLGSQIYEQWVVQMERKAVLEGDHKVRACAEHLRQYNEGLGLSNTIRMWDALNFLNKYHEEEMKNKTTPDEEQVIQITDTERFLFNLFKEYKEELHKLANNPDYENKSLSILRTKILQEFSTRQDARGIVFTKTRRGAIALTQWIQENPKFADLDVKAAYVIGGGDQSVVKPMTAAEQKDVLTKFRSGEVNLLIATSVAEEGLDIPKCNFVIRYGHVGNEISMIQTEGRGRAEDSTHTVVDVKDSGVAEKECVNEYRKDMMNKAIDKIGALKQDAYDKKIQEFQIQAIMEYRLRMKMKQKADIKNEDPSEVKFSCRGCSQEVCTGEDIEVIEDIHRVNVTPQFRELFIRKESTKRKDSLLDYETNGYIVCGKCGQRWGSMMYFRGIQCPSLHVKNFVVAISGKNMPKCSKWTDVPARFSAFDYVAHADQLVESSDEEDA